In Lycium ferocissimum isolate CSIRO_LF1 chromosome 7, AGI_CSIRO_Lferr_CH_V1, whole genome shotgun sequence, the sequence CGCTTGTTCTTCTTCCTCCCCAAGCTCTACATGAAATCCATTTCCATGGCCAAATCCTACCCATGTTGTCACCTTCAATGTATGTATACaaatcttcttttatttcttccaATAATGCTCTTTAAAGctgctatttttatttttcttcaagaatGTATCTTTCTATGTTTGATCTCtttgtttttcatatattttttatacccATATCGTGTTTTCTCATATTTCTTCTCCTTTCGCTTATGTTCCTTTttgagttttttattttttattgtagTGTTTGAGGAAAAAATGGGGACAAGGGATTTAAGTATTTTTGgattatttgaaataaaaaaattaaaatgggAAACCCTATTAGGAATTGTGAccaacttcctttccttttgtTTGGATAACAAAGAAATTAGTACAGTAGTAAATTTATACTCTCTTTTGGATAAATGCTTTATTCCAGCTGCACAAAGGGACCACTgtgattttcaatttttttctttgtcattttcTATGTTGGTGAAACGAAACTTCCATGTGATTGAGATTGTCTTGGCGTTGCCAACTTGTAAACAAGTACTATTAATATGTACAAGGATATATCCTTCTTAAAAAAAGGTACAaggatatatgtgtgtgtgtgtattgtattttttaaaaaatcagcaAAATATTGAGTGCTTGAGTATTTCTTCAAGATCCATTTGTAGTTTGTGGAACATGAGAAAAGGTAGGTATTTTTTTAAGTTGTAGGATAATGTTGTTTACTGGCCTAAATTTGGATACCCTTTTTAGCTCaagtaaatatatttaaaatggCAAAAAAGAAGTTTTCATTTGAATGTTTTGGTGTTTTGTGCCCATGTCTTTTGTTTTATTAAATAACCAGATTGGCTGTTCATTGTCTTTAGTGATGTAAAGTCATATTTCCAAGATTTGGAAGCAAGAGCAAATTTGTTGTACAATGGCTTAGCCTTTTAGTAACTCTGTTCCGAACTTATGTTTTTGTTATCAGCTAAAGGAGTTGGAGAGAGTTAGACAAAgaagtcttagggttagctatgGATCATATACAGTCAAGGGAAAGTGATTTCGAGATAGATTTGGAGAGTGGGGGAACAACTagtgatgaagatggaagtAATAACTATGATCTGACTGGTGAAATTTCTAATAAAGAGTTGTATAAAGCGGGGAGTGGGCTTCGTGGAGTTCGATTATCCAATGGATCTGTAAGAAGCCAAGATGGTTCAAATACATATAATAAAAAGTTTAGTGCTGATGAGCTTTCTGTTAGGTGTACAGAAATTTGGTCAAATAAAGTCAGGAAAGAGATGGAAAATTTGAGGGACAACAAAATGGATATTGACAAGACAAAGAAGCCAAAGCCTCCTAAACCACCTAGACCCCCAAAGGGTCCATCATTAGATGCCTCTGACGTTAAGTTCGCCAAGGAAATATCTGAGCTTGCTATATGGAAGCGGAGAAGGACCGAAAGAATTAAGGCATTGAAGAAAGTTAAAAAGGAGAGTGGATCATCTTCGAAGATGAATATATTAGCAACGGTGATCACAATTCTGTTCTTCTTGGTTATTATATTTCAAGGTACGCTTCATGTCACAGGGCATCCGAGATTTTAATTCGTCAGTAGTATTGAGAGTATGAACTTCTTCATAACATTTGTTATCATGGAGATCTTTTGAATATTCTTCTTTTGACTTCTAAATCaagtatgttgttctttttGGTTTATCTTGTATGAAAGCTAACAGAGTTTAGTGTTGATGCTATAACTCTATGAGCTTACTGGTTGTAAATTCTTattattccttctgtttttCACTATTCTTGTTCTATGTTCTTATGAGAACTGTCGACATGAATATAACATGGTATGCACATTCAGaaaaagtatgatgagttgctaaggaaatttaataaataaggAAGAAAGGGAGAGATCAAAATTCTAGCTTGCAGCAGTTGCCTTTACACAAAAGTATATCTCCTTGCTTATTCAAAATGCTCCGAAGATTTCATTAGCTTAATGCATGTAGTCAAATTAAGTCTGTCATTTGTAAGAGCCAAAACCTCCTGATTTGCAATTTTAAGATTTCCTGTTCCTCTGGTTGAATCAGATAATATCAGAAGCTTACTGAAActtgttttcttcattttccttattgtttttGCATGAAAATCTTAAGCTGGTTGAAGTTGGCACACTCCTGGTGTTTCAATTGTAGCTGCATATATTTTGATGGCATTAAATAGGTTGTTTCTGGTTTTCCAGTTAGGCTATACAAGGTGGCTAAATGTGCTTCATGAAGAATGGCATATGATGTCTGTTCAAAGATTTTCCTAATATGTAGCTGAACTTTCTAAGTTATATCACTGTTTGTTGGAAGGGCCATTTTCTTATATCAATTTCTTGAAGATGTACTATTTACAGCTTTCCGGGAATACAGTTTATAATACATGTACAAATgaattagaaaataaaaagaaaattgcatgatttggagctaaacttccttgagatgaTCATTATCTGTTAACAACTTGTTAAGCTACATGTGCTTTAGAAAAACTAATATTCACTCCTTGGTGGAAATTTTAAGCATATTTGCTATATCAATATGGGAGGAAATTGATACTGTATCCGAGGAGTTACTATGAAAACTTAgctcaacattttttttttttttgactatgAAAACTTAGCTCAACATTGATAGGGGAGAATCAGAATACTGTTGCACTAATGACTGCCAATTATACAATCTAGTATAAGTTTGTCATTATCccatttgtggattttattCTCAATTTAAGTGAATCATGATAATGTTTTCTTAATTTACAGGTGTTTTGGGCACTCGTGTATGACATCAGTGTGTATGTCGCCTTTAATTCAGTGGTAGGTTCACGTACAATTTCTTCTAAACTTTCTGTGCGACTGGTCTATGATGTGGCATCTCAAACAGTTCTCATTCTATACTTTTATCTGCTCAACAAGTACCATTCACTTTAGATACTCCTGTCTGCTCAACAATCAGCCAGGGGCAGTTTTACAGGAGGTAACAAAGGAATTCCATCCCCATGActtttcaaaatcatattttaacTCTTCCTCTTCCGTTTTCTGTAAAAAAAGATGTTGGTCGTGTGTTTCTTCCTCAAAATAGAATTGAGCTTTCACAAAAGAGAAGCATGGTTTATTAGGCCCTTAAACAACTACCGGACCAGGACATTATCTTGATGCAACAACCAACTGCTTTACTGCAAGTCGGGAATGCTAGCTTACGGTTACATATCACTTTTGACAAGAAGGAAGCGCACTTGATCATTTTACCATACCTAGTCTGTTTCAGTGTAAAGTGCCTATAAAAAAGTCTTGCTTGTAGATTTAATGTGTAAAGTCATAAGTGTGGTTTCTTATTCTCAAATATTCCCCAAGCCCCCagccaaaaaaatgaaatacaaaaaagaCACGATATGAGATGAGTCTGGGGAAAAGAATGATGTCATATCACTACTAGAGAAACAGGtttgatcatttaataactGTTACTTTCTTGCACCAATGCAGATCAGGGTTTTGTGGATTTGGAATGACGGAGGAACTGACTCGAACAAGTAAAATCATTTTGAATCTTTTGACAAATAGCGGCTGCTTATTGTACAGAAATGTAACAACTACTATGGATTTTGTAAAGAGCTCCTGATATTTGTAGGTGTTCTTAAGTAGCTAGAAAGAGGTACTCTGATTACGTGCCCCTCGGAGCCATGCATGATTTTGGTGTTGTACTCTAGGAAACAAGAAGTTTAGAAAAGGGTCATTGCAGAGCTTCACTTGCGGAATAGAATTAACATATCTTGATTGGAGATATGCACCTCATTACTGTTTTGGTTATATTAACTCTTCGTGCATCTATTACACCTTTTCTCTATGTGATTCAATTTGACTTTTTCAGATCAAACGTCACACTAAAACATTATATAACAAGATTTCCAAAAGATAAAGAGATTGCTGCGGCTGTTTCTAAAGCAGGTGAAAAGATTTTCCAGAAAATTATGCTCAACTAAACTTCATTGAAGAGAAGTTTTCAGTTTTTGCAATACCTTTAGAAACAAAGGCATGGCTCATGAGCGCCTACACTCCTCTGTCCATATTGGCAGTCTTTCCTGTTATATCCCAATGTTATagctttttaaaattatggttTACTATTATTCTAAAGCTACCCTTTAgcttacatacatataaaacatgataatATCGGACGGATGCACCAATCAATTAGCATTCtcaataaaaggaaaataaagaagGCATTCGTTATTGACGTATGCTTACAAAGCAAGTCCTTAATTCTCACGTTACTGATAAAACACAGTTCCTAACAAAAAGCATGGGCATCACAACTTTCGGTGATGCTTAATCAAAGTCAAATAACTGCCCCTTTGAAATTTCCATGCAAGGAAGTGCAATGCATCAGCATCAAGGCAGAAAGTTTTTCTTCAAGAAAAGGACCACCAGCAAGGTGAGTTAATTAAGCTTTCACAGGCTCAGCTCTAGGCCTCCAAAGTCCCAGCCTATATTTGTGGGTGTACTTCAGTATCAGCTTCCTCTGCAATAGCAAAAGCAAAGTGTCATGAAGGATTCATGGATGCAAAAACACAGCAAAAAGATTGATGGTTGTAATTCAAACGACAGCGATATCCACTATGGTGCTATAAGATCAGaaaacaaaacatataactaGTTCTAAGCACTAGTCCACTCATTTTCTAGGGTTATCACTTTGGCGAAGAATCAGAACAGTTCCCAAAAGAAAGACACAGCTAAAGATTGGAAAGCATTAAATTCGGCCACTGGGAAATAGTAGACTTGATCCGATCAGCAAAATTTCCACTTTCACTGCAGTTTATCGGGTTTTGGTCTCAGTACAATATTCCAAAACTCAGAAAATATCTGGTAATATCAATCTAGAGTCATGGTGTGGCTTAGTTGTCATAGTCAACAATTCTATATCTTATAAGACACAACATTGTGCAAGGTGAACCAACTTAAACACCAACTTAAACATTCACTCTAAGCTATGAATTTACTTTCAACCTTCATAATTATGTGTGACAACTAGACcaaaaagttaatttttctACACTTATCATTTCCAGTTGTTGGGGCAGTCCAAAAGTGATCAAGTGTTAATTCATTCTCGATGATTATAGACATGTTTTTTAAACTAATGTTTTTTAAACTAACTTGAGAGTACAGATGTTTTGGAATACCCAAAGAGTGTAAAAAAACGAAAATGGAACGAACCCAAGCCTCGGTTTCTCCACACTATCTTCTAGTATAACTCCAACTATTTCCTAGCGCTTCTTAAACTTAGCACCCCAATTCAGTTGTCCTTGCTGGAATCCCTAATCCAAGACCACCCATGAACCTCTGAGGTGTGCAACAAAAGCATGTTGTGCATAATGATAATGGTGTGAGATCTCATAGATTAACTTTGCAGTTTGAAAAGTAAACTAACAAAACGGACTAATTGATCATCTCAATAGGATAACTTGCATAGGACATCATCTTTAATCACATTACATCATTAAAATACATGTTCAAGAACACCACTAAGACAACTTAGCTCTTTCCCAGTAACAGTTCATCCTCACCTATGAGGGACAGTAAactacgattttttttttatttttttttacaggTAAAGTTACAAGGGACCAAGCTTCTCCATGGAGACAATATTCACTCAAGAGCTCAGTGACCCACTAAATCAGATCATAAAAGCATAAGAAGAATTTTATGTCGATTAACATTTAGATGCAAAAGCTTAAGAACCAAAATTGGATGCTCTTAAATGCATATCAGAAAACAAAACTGGATCCTAATGTATGAATAAATACTACTACTATCATACACCAAAAACACTTTGGGCATTTCAATTGAACTGGAAATTAACATTTATAGGTATCTAGCACAAAAACTAACCAACTCAATCTTATGCGTATGAATTTCAGATTCCTCTAGGAGGAAACCTGGATCAAGTCTCGAAATAAGGCACATATTAACTTGGAACAGTAAGTCCAATTCAGGAAATGGTCAATGTCAAAAAATGGAAAGTACCATCATTAACATACTGATAGGTGCAACCAAGAATATATTAAACTTCTTTTGGTTAATAAATGTGAAATGTTAccataacccaaaaaaaaaaaaaaaaaaaatgccttgGGCACCTTCTAGGAAGAGTGCCTAAGACAAAAGAACTCTAAGAAAAGTAATTACAAAATTGGCGTATGAAAGCCTCACATCTACGAGCTCTCAGGTAGCCCCTAAGCATGTCTACATCTCTCGTTAACTCCTATTTGTATAGGTGGTATTGCAAAATTACTATGTACAGTATTGCCTTTAAAGAACTTCAGATTTATAGCACTCCATTATCTGATATACTGCAGCTCCAAGTACAGCAGCCATAACCTCTTTCTTAAATCTCAAAAAGCTAAAAATCTCCACTAACTTAACAAGTTACAACTTTACAAGCatccaactcaaaatatcaaatgACAAAAAGCGAATTGAAAAATTATAGCACTCTTTCAAATCCCTATCTTCTTGCCATATACTGCATCATCACATCAAGTACAGCAAAAGCGCAAAAAAAGCTCTTTCTTAAATCTCAAAAAGCTAAAAAAAgtgtgggctttaatgaaaaaaagctagtgcaaaaatacaaatatatacaaccaagattaataataataagcatcaataaaaaatatatggacaaaaaaattgaaaaaattacgATAAAGAAATATCAAATCTAGCGTCACCTCCTAAAACGCTCATTGGCAAGTATTAACTCTTGATGACAAATCGCACATAAAGTcccgctcaacatgttttgagccttgtttcagggcttaagcgcgcctttgataACACTGATCACATCTATTAAGTTTTTCTTACAACATCAACTAGACAACCTACAGTTAACCATCGAAAATGTGTTTTACCATCCTGATAGAGGAAACAACCACAAAGATCTAAGCCCTTAAGTTTCGAAGATTTACTTTAAAGCTGGAAAACAGTACACATCCCAGCTGGTCTCTATTCACTTTCTCATAGTAGTAATTTATTTC encodes:
- the LOC132064380 gene encoding uncharacterized protein LOC132064380 isoform X2, whose protein sequence is MDHIQSRESDFEIDLESGGTTSDEDGSNNYDLTGEISNKELYKAGSGLRGVRLSNGSVRSQDGSNTYNKKFSADELSVRCTEIWSNKVRKEMENLRDNKMDIDKTKKPKPPKPPRPPKGPSLDASDVKFAKEISELAIWKRRRTERIKALKKVKKESGSSSKMNILATVITILFFLVIIFQGVLGTRV
- the LOC132064380 gene encoding uncharacterized protein LOC132064380 isoform X1, translated to MDHIQSRESDFEIDLESGGTTSDEDGSNNYDLTGEISNKELYKAGSGLRGVRLSNGSVRSQDGSNTYNKKFSADELSVRCTEIWSNKVRKEMENLRDNKMDIDKTKKPKPPKPPRPPKGPSLDASDVKFAKEISELAIWKRRRTERIKALKKVKKESGSSSKMNILATVITILFFLVIIFQDQGFVDLE